The genomic segment AGAGAGTTGGAGATAAACTTTAACACTTCAACTAGTAAGGAAGTGAAAAATCTGAATTCTTGATTGGTTATATTGGaccattaaattatttaatacagGTAATGTTTTTAcccaaataatatgaaaaataactgcATAATTGCTGCCCACATGCTTATTTGTAAGTGATGGTagcattcatttaacaaatatttatttgatatttactaGGGGCAGGCATTATTCTGACAGTTGATACTATACAGTAAATAGGACAAAAGCCCTGCCTTTTGTaactttcattttaactttttttcctatgtttgtaatgttttggttttattgGTGGTATGAAATTCTTCCCTAAAATAGAGAGTTGAATTCACTTATCTGAAGAGGTTTGGGTATATGCAATTTTCATTATCTTAAGTtactaaagtatttttattttcttcagcatATGAAACACTCTCAGATGCTAATAGGCGAAAAGAGTATGATACACTTGGACACAATGCTTTTACTAATGGTAAAGGACAAAGAGGTAACGGAAGTCCTTTTGAGCAATCATTTAACTTCAATTTTGATGACTTATTTAAAGACTTTGGGTTTTTTGGTCAAAACCAAAACACTGGGTCCAAGAAGCATTTTGAGAATCACTTCCAGACACGCCAGGATGGTTCCAGTAGACAAAGACATCATTTCCAGGAGTTTTCTTTTGGAGGTGGACTGTTTGATGACATGtttgaagatatggagaaaatgttttcttttagtggTTTTGACACCACCAATCGGCATACAGTACAGACTGAAAATAGATTCCACGGATCTAGCAAGCACTGCAGGACTGTCACTCAACGAAGAGGAAATATGGTTACTACATACACTGACTGTTCAGGACAGTAGTTCACTATTTTCTGTTCTCACTAAAGCCAACTAGTTGACTTTTCTTCAATACCCTTTGATGCAAAACAATTTTCTGTGAACTATTTTGACAAGTGCATGATTTCACTTAACTTGATATagatattaaatgtatttaaatgtttttgacaAATTCAGCAACACTCAGTAGAAAATAGCTAATTATTAATTTCCCTGATAggaaagattctttaaaaaagatactataaTTCTGCCTGGTCTTTTTTCTCTACTTGCCCTTGGGCTTACTTGCGTGGCCAGTTTTATTACCAAGAAAAGATTGAGTTTGCCTGATATATATGTAAAGGTTAAACTTTGAAACTTATTGTAGATTTAAATTGTGTGAACTTAAATGGTTTTTGCAGTGAAACCTTTGCTAATTTAAAATTGCATGCTCTGCGGCATCGCTGATTTGGGTTGCTAAATGTACACGAAACTGTAATTGAGTCATTCAGCAAAGGATAGCAGTAAATTTCCACTGAAAACTTTAGAAAGGCATGATTTAATATTTACCACAGAACCATACCTTTCTGCAGTAAAATTGGAGTAAGTGAAATGATCGGATTGCTCATAGCCATTTGGCTGAAAGAAAGTTGAAAACTTTTGAAATATTACCAAGAGATTGTTACATGCTTGGTCCCTGGCTAATGATTTTGTAGTGTTGAAATCATAGCtaatttatatatcatttcacatttctttctttgttgttggcGCTCTAAGTCTTATatggatttatgtattttttatgtgtgtgtggttcCTCTTCTTTGCACTCATCTTTATCTAGAGATTGACTAATACCTCATTCTGTTTGTAAAAACAGCCAGTAATTTCTGTGCAACCTTATTATgtgcaatatttttaaatcctaagaaatgtgtgcttttgttttcatatagACTTATTTCTTTAGTTCAGCACTTTTTGCATTATACTCCATATGAGTATTAATCCTATGGATACATATTAAAACTAGTAAATGTCTCATACAACattgtgtgtgagtgagagaaatataatatttacaatatgatgttcttggttttcattttattgttaaagGTTTATTCTGTAATTCTAGAGCTATGGAGGGTATATAAACAATGGGGCTGCTTATGCTGACCATAGACCATATTCCAGAAGTTACTTTTGACTAACCTGAAAACCCTGATATAGCCTTGTTTGTTTGACATTTGGtaatttctcttactttcttatCATCCTCCTTCCCTCACAAATTTTGGTAGCTCAAAGATTTtgttaattataattttgttGTATTTGCTTGCTAGGAGcaagtttctttcctcttttaggCCTCATTGGGGAAAAGATGAGACATTGCATAAAGTTATATTTGTTGATTATAATCTTTAATTTGAAAACTCTGAAGAAGATGAAATTATTCTATTAAATCTATGtatctaaattattttctggAAGGTATACTTACTGCTTTTGTTTGATAATCAGAAAATAGCCATACCTTGAATTTTGGACTAAAGATCATCTGTATCCTATCAATAGAACAAACGaggcaagaaaaaatatttttcaagtcaGGATTAACTTTATATTATTAGCATCTGTCCCCTTTTTCTTTAGGGCCTGATTATTCCTTGTTTTTCCCATTCTGAACATGTATTTGaaccccctctttctcttcctctttctttctctttctttttctctttctctctcttttttaaaaaatctccctttTGAGTCTTTTGCATAATTTTTGCAAGGAAAAAATGGACCCTGAGTCATTACGCACTTAAGGTACAAACTAAATATCAAAAAGATACCTAGGTAATGTaagggtgtgtgtggtgtgtgtgcttgtgtggcTTGATGGATAAGGTACTGGAAATTAGACCAGTAATCAACATAGAAGTTTCCTCCATAACTTATACTTTTTcttctgtacttaaaaaaatgaccaatGCAGTAGCTTAATCTATACTCCCTACACAAATCAACACATGAAATCTGTCAGTCTCTTTTTTGCTTCTAGGCAAAAcagtaatatgtatataaaatatattttatatatttatatatatataatatattttatatatttatatatatatataacatgactTTTAGTCTTTGTCTTGAACACATTTCTGTAATTCAAGTTTTTTGGATTGAATATGTCTTGAATTGGATGCTATAGGGCATATAGTGGacatgagattttttttggtGCTCTAGAATTGGTATAATTAACTCCTGATCTGATGGTTGATCTTAGGCAATTTCTGTGCTGTGAATTTCAGTTTCAATTCTGAGAttagttctgtgaaaattcaGGTTGCCCAAGGACAACTAAAAATGTGTACATTCCTGGAGTtactttaattttctgaaatggaAGTTTGTTTAGCAATTAAAAGAACACACtgggggaaaaagagaacatTGCCAAACAGCATAAAGAAGATACTGGTACCATTAGTAGGTTtgtaaagttttatatattaatgTTAATGCTGGTCCCTTCAATTCCAGAAGAGAGGTTGAATATAATCAGCCAGCCATGattgtttcccctctctcttggTTCCAATGGCAGATGATATAAGAGTGAAGCCATAAAAATGCTTGGAAAACAAGAGGAGTTTTGAGATAGTCCAGGAAGGTATAAAGCAGTATGAATTGGattgagagaaaaatcaaataatcacagCCAAGGTATCCTGGAGAAGTTTTAAGGCTCAGAtttgggtgggtggggatgggaggagacAAAGAGAAGGAATGGGCCAATCCTCAATCGTGCTAATTCATTAAAAATTGCATTGggtcaccccccccccaccttctttCTTCCAGCTAAACTGTTACTGAGATAGCTTTTAGGCTTTACCCTTAGGTAAGCCCTAAGGGTAAAGCCTAAGAGAATAAGTCTCAAAGATACAGATTATCTTATTCCTAGGGAGGCTCCTTAGGGAGGATATTGAGGTGCCATAGAAAGAATGGAGGTAAAGTGAATTTTCACTTGGGGATGGTGAGGGTGAGTAATGGCAGCATTCCAATCCCAGAGTAAGCCTCCTTACTTGGGTTTGTGTAGGGAACAATGACTTCTGCATGCCGCCCACATACTCAGTTGTAGGTGCCTGCTGGTTGAAATGTCCTAACAACTTAAACAGTACCATAGCGTCTGTTCAAAATGGATGTCTAATGCAGGCATAGGTAATTGCTGAGGAAATTTGCTTTTCACAGCATCtgcattttgatgtagtccttcATAAAAGATGTCCAAGGAatatcagatatttaaagaaaactaatagCAGGGAAGAGGAACCCCAACATCCAatccaaatgaagaaatataattCAGGAGATAATTGCAATACTAGgaggtaatttaaaattttatcattaccAGACTTTTGATGAAATACTGCATCAGTGAATCAGGCATAGGTCCTTGTTTTACCTAATCTGCTTCTCCAAGATTTCTTTCCATCTGAAGATGGTGTCAGAAAGGGTGGATGAAGCAATTTACGTGTACAACTACAACCAAAGTCACTGAAAGATAGCAGTAGATACGGGGTACATAAGTTCCTGCCCTGCGGCCTCTGACCCTTCTACAAAATTCAGATTCTTCTCTTATCTCAACTTTGCAACTCAAATTCCTCCCCAACTTTTCTCCAGACCTTGCTCTATGGTGGAACTATCTAGTGAAGAGCAGAATTTGCCACCTCAGAATATGCCTTTTAGGCTTAAGAATTATCTtaggcaggtgcctgggtggctcagttggttaagcaactgctttcagctcaggtcatgatcctggagtcccagggttgagtcccgcatcaggctcccagctcagcagggagtctgcttctccctctgaccctctcccctctgtgctctctcaagtaaatttaaaagtaaatttaaaaaatcttaaaataaaaaagaattatattaggCTGATtaattttttgattaatttttttttttaaataaaaaaactagactagggagaagctctgaaaaccaaGGTTGCCTTTTGTAGGAGACATTTACATTTGTAAGgaaaaatctccatttgtaagagTGTCTCCCTCTGCactaggaggaggaggaagactaaatctctagaaactgACCAATGGAGAAGTCATGGACTTGAACCCCTGTTATAACCTTTACTGTGTGTTACCCAAAAACCTTTCATAACTGGCTCCCTCAACCCCAAcatcttttgtatttctctggaGATGGTATTTGAGGTGACAGCTTGAACTATTTTGGAGAATTACTTGTGTTTTCCTGGGTATCGCCAATGTATACAGGAGGTATATATGTTATTAaacatctgtttgtttttctcctgttaacctgTCTTTTTTTACAAGATGGCGGGGTGGATGAAGAGGTATCTCAGTCAACaacctggaaaggaagaaggaaaattatttttacttcttcacaGTAGATAATTTGTTGTGTCGTCCTATTTATTGTTATTCATTATAATGTCACAGGGTGCCAGTGCTTACATTCCAGTAGAAGGGGACAGGCAATAAACATAATAAGTAAATTACTATGTTGGATGATAAactctacagaaaaaaatgtagcaCAAAGGAGGATCATAATACTGGGAGGGCAGGAAGGCCAAGCATATGTTGCAATTATCAACAGGATGGTCAGTGtaggcctcactgagaaggtgaatTTGCATAGGTTTGAATTGTTTGCATGGAAGATGGAAGCATGTATGACAAGTTCTAAGAACAGCAAAAAAGCCAGTGTAGCTTGAGGCCTGTGAACAAGGAAGAGTAGTTGGAGATGAGTTCATAAAGGTAGTAAGGGTAGGGAGCAGGACAGATTATGTAGGGCTTTTTGGCTTTTGTATAGAATTTGGCCTTGCAATGTGATGTGATAGCTGAATTATGAGCAATAAATGACTTCACCTcctgtacatttaaaaaagatcatTGTAGCAGCTGTGTTGATAATAGACTATGGAGAGACAACAGTAGAATAGGAACGCCAGTTAGGCTATTTCAGTATTCCGGAATGCGAAATTGCGGCAGCTCACACAGTACACCAGGATGATAGCAGTGGAGGTGGTGGAAAGTGTTGGGACGCCACACATAATCTGCAAGTAGAGCCAGGAAGATTTGCTTATGGTTTGGATATAGGCATGAAAGAGGAGAACAGGATGATTCCAAGCTTGATGTTTATGGAGAACCAGAAAGATAGTTGCCATTAACTAAGATGAGGAAGGCTACAGGTTAAAGACATTTAAGAAGGAAGATCAGAAGTTCGGTTGGGCATATCAACTTTGAGACAATGTTGAGAGGGAGGAGAGATATGTCTGGAATTTGGAGAAAGAGCTGAGCTGGAAATGTATATTTTGGAATTGTCAAAATACAGATGATATTTTTAAACCTtgagattaaatgaaatcacCAAGGGggtattatataaatacaaaaagaagcAATCTAAGAACTGAGCCCTCAGGTATTCTGAAAGTACAAGGAGAAAATGAGGACCCTACAAAGGAGTATGAGAAGAAATAGCCAATGTGTTAAGAGTTTTGTGTCTTGGGAGAAGGTGAAAAAAGTCTATCAAGAAGtagaaaatgggggcacctgggtggctcagtgggttaagccgctgccttcggctcaggtcatgatcccaggtcctgggttcgagccccgcatcgggctttctgctcagcagggagcctgcttcctcctctctctctgcctgcctctctgcttacttgtgatttctctctgtcaaaaaaaaaaaaaaaaaaaaaagtagaaaatgatcAACCTTGTGAAATGCTGCCATTAGGTACAGTAAAATAATCCCTAAGAACTGACCAttgtggagtttgtttttttctttttagcaatgtAGAGGTCAGAAATGACTTTGACAAGACCAGTTTCTATCAGGTGGAAGGGGTTCCTCCACCTGTTTGGAGCAGGTTTAAGAGAATGGCAGTCCAACCAAGTGCTTTTAgagaaattatttggaaaatatagtgaATATATTTCTggacaaaatttttaatatggatATTTTAGTAGAGCTTCAGTTATTACTCCATCTGTATAGCAAATAGCTTGTTCTTCATAATAGTGTTCTGTAGGATGTTAATAAGTatgttaggaaaaaagaaatcatgtttaaataattttgtgaaaTCGGGATTAAGAGTCAAACCTTGtcaaatatgtttctttatagGTGGGTATAATATTGTGAATT from the Lutra lutra chromosome 11, mLutLut1.2, whole genome shotgun sequence genome contains:
- the DNAJB9 gene encoding dnaJ homolog subfamily B member 9, whose amino-acid sequence is MATPQSVFIFAICILMITELILASKSYYDILGVPKSASERQIKKAFHKLAMKYHPDKNKSPDAEAKFREIAEAYETLSDANRRKEYDTLGHNAFTNGKGQRGNGSPFEQSFNFNFDDLFKDFGFFGQNQNTGSKKHFENHFQTRQDGSSRQRHHFQEFSFGGGLFDDMFEDMEKMFSFSGFDTTNRHTVQTENRFHGSSKHCRTVTQRRGNMVTTYTDCSGQ